In Candidatus Binatia bacterium, one DNA window encodes the following:
- a CDS encoding isoprenylcysteine carboxylmethyltransferase family protein has product MKVTASMMIALASLVVYLALAVAGMGGLAAFFAHPALIATAILFLVFTIAGVFAGGNVSPGEREDRSNRWVLLPIIVIGLVSAFVAPWTDRIGFWTIDGEATRWLGVALIAVGGTLRIAPVFILGNRFSGLVAIQPGHMLVTTGLYARIRHPSYLGLLVSALGWCLAFRSGVGVLLTLLLVPPVVARMNSEEALLSSQFGADYDAYRSRTSRLVPGVY; this is encoded by the coding sequence GTGAAGGTTACCGCCTCGATGATGATCGCTCTAGCGAGCCTCGTAGTCTATCTCGCGCTCGCCGTCGCAGGCATGGGTGGGCTCGCCGCCTTCTTCGCGCACCCCGCGTTGATCGCGACCGCGATACTGTTCCTCGTTTTCACGATCGCCGGGGTGTTTGCCGGCGGTAACGTGAGCCCGGGCGAGAGAGAGGATCGCAGCAACCGGTGGGTCTTGTTGCCTATCATCGTCATCGGACTGGTGTCGGCGTTTGTGGCCCCGTGGACCGACCGCATCGGCTTCTGGACGATCGACGGCGAGGCGACGCGCTGGCTCGGCGTTGCGCTAATCGCCGTCGGCGGGACGCTGCGCATCGCGCCGGTCTTCATCCTCGGCAACCGCTTCAGCGGCCTCGTCGCGATTCAGCCCGGGCACATGCTCGTGACGACCGGGCTGTACGCGCGCATCCGCCATCCCAGTTACCTCGGATTGCTCGTCAGCGCTCTGGGTTGGTGCCTTGCTTTTCGCTCCGGCGTGGGCGTTTTGCTCACGTTGCTGCTCGTGCCGCCCGTCGTCGCGCGAATGAACTCGGAAGAGGCGCTGCTCAGCTCACAGTTCGGCGCGGACTACGACGCGTATCGCTCGCGAACGTCGCGGTTGGTGCCGGGGGTGTATTGA
- a CDS encoding alkaline phosphatase family protein, which yields MSRFRIALLAGAFVLSSCGGGAGGGGLPFQAPSSSHKSGSIPISHIIIMIQENRSFNNLFATFPGADGTTRGKMGKKIIRLKPEPLIWPCDFGHSRSGFLKDYDDGKMNGFGTESGGKGSKCTPQAGRNSYQYVIPAQLGPYWDVAGQYVLADHTFQTQGSGSFTGHQDLIRGGTTFDSAEDEALVDFPTGTPWGCNAPPNTTTSMLVWTGSGIQGPKKGPFPCTDKFPGSGSYYKTLADLLDAKSVSWKYYTPTLGGAGALWNAFDMIASVRNGPEWKTNIVSPDKKIFDDITNGTLPSVSWVIPDAPYSDHPGGGSGAGGPSWVASVVNAIGLSPYWGSTAIIVTWDDWGGFYDEVKPPQPFDHWGGLGFRVPMMIVSPYARETVPSKPGYISHTQYEFGSIIKFVEDIWGLGRLNTTDTRANSIIDSFDFSQKQRTFTKIPSSYSREYFEHLPPSNEPIDSE from the coding sequence ATGAGCCGTTTTCGCATTGCACTCCTCGCCGGAGCGTTCGTCCTTTCATCCTGCGGCGGAGGCGCCGGCGGCGGCGGATTGCCGTTCCAGGCCCCATCAAGTTCGCATAAGAGCGGCAGCATACCAATCTCGCACATCATCATCATGATCCAGGAGAACCGCAGCTTCAACAATCTCTTCGCGACGTTCCCCGGGGCCGACGGGACGACGAGGGGCAAAATGGGCAAGAAGATCATTCGCTTGAAACCGGAACCACTGATTTGGCCGTGCGACTTCGGGCATTCGCGCAGCGGGTTCTTGAAAGACTACGACGACGGCAAGATGAACGGGTTCGGCACGGAGAGCGGCGGCAAGGGCAGCAAATGCACGCCGCAGGCGGGGCGCAACTCGTATCAGTACGTGATTCCCGCGCAGCTCGGCCCGTACTGGGACGTCGCCGGGCAGTACGTGCTCGCCGATCATACGTTCCAGACGCAAGGCAGCGGCAGCTTCACCGGACACCAGGATCTGATCCGCGGCGGCACGACGTTCGATTCGGCGGAGGACGAGGCGTTGGTCGACTTTCCGACCGGCACGCCGTGGGGCTGCAACGCACCGCCGAACACGACGACCTCCATGCTGGTCTGGACCGGCAGCGGCATCCAGGGGCCCAAGAAAGGTCCGTTCCCGTGCACCGACAAGTTTCCGGGATCGGGCAGCTACTATAAGACGCTGGCCGATCTGCTTGACGCGAAGTCGGTCAGTTGGAAGTACTACACGCCGACGCTCGGCGGCGCCGGTGCGCTGTGGAATGCGTTCGACATGATCGCGTCGGTCCGCAACGGTCCGGAGTGGAAGACGAACATCGTTTCACCCGACAAGAAGATTTTCGACGACATCACGAACGGGACACTGCCCAGCGTCTCGTGGGTGATACCCGACGCACCGTATTCCGATCATCCGGGCGGCGGCTCAGGCGCCGGAGGACCGTCGTGGGTCGCAAGCGTCGTCAACGCTATCGGTTTGAGCCCGTACTGGGGCTCGACCGCGATCATCGTCACCTGGGACGACTGGGGTGGCTTCTACGACGAGGTGAAGCCGCCGCAGCCGTTCGACCACTGGGGCGGCCTCGGATTTCGCGTTCCGATGATGATCGTCTCGCCCTACGCGCGCGAGACCGTGCCCAGCAAGCCCGGCTACATCTCACACACGCAGTACGAGTTCGGCAGCATCATCAAGTTCGTCGAGGACATCTGGGGCCTCGGCCGCCTCAACACCACCGACACGCGCGCCAACAGCATCATCGACTCGTTCGACTTCTCACAGAAACAGCGCACGTTCACGAAGATTCCGTCGTCGTATTCACGCGAGTACTTCGAGCATTTGCCACCGTCGAACGAGCCGATAGACAGCGAGTAG
- a CDS encoding DUF4139 domain-containing protein — MQRIRFITVALLLFAIPLQIIADPPERTTTTADRQSINLTVYNGGTALIHDRRTLRLDDGLNRIAWRDVSAQMDPTSALVDGGGSANAIRVVEQNFNFDLLDPSALLDKYVGQEVTVVHEARFAGERDARERARILSTNGGIVLQYRDRIETQLRGYIIFPASPKNFRDRPTLDLDLDSGESGTTALDLSYLTSGLSWRADYVGVVSSDQRHLSLTGLVTLSNTSGASYENARLQLVAGNVNVVGPPSLYAMKTIARVTSNVQQENYFEYHLYTLARPTSILDKQTKQLTLLAARGIPIHETLELRGSPEYYRNADSDIGARLPVGAYVTFENRGGDLGIPLPGGIVRLYKSDSRGLSQFMGSDQIDHTPRNETVRLHLGDSFDVTARKRQTEFRFSSACSADSSYQIVVANAKTVAQNVLVVEPIPGDWQIVDENVSHVKSSAFTATWNLRVPADSRSMLTYTARVSWCYEGTDQAR; from the coding sequence ATGCAACGCATCCGCTTTATAACCGTCGCGCTTCTACTTTTCGCGATACCGCTCCAGATCATCGCGGATCCACCCGAACGCACCACCACGACTGCCGACCGTCAATCCATCAACCTGACCGTTTATAACGGGGGAACGGCGCTCATCCACGACCGCCGAACCTTGCGCCTGGACGACGGCCTCAATCGCATTGCGTGGCGAGACGTCAGCGCCCAGATGGACCCGACCTCGGCATTGGTGGATGGCGGTGGATCGGCGAATGCGATCCGCGTCGTCGAGCAGAACTTCAACTTCGATCTGCTCGACCCATCCGCGCTGCTCGACAAGTACGTCGGCCAGGAGGTCACCGTCGTTCACGAAGCGCGCTTCGCCGGCGAGCGCGATGCGCGCGAAAGGGCGCGCATCCTCAGCACCAACGGCGGAATCGTCCTGCAGTATCGCGACCGCATAGAGACCCAGCTGCGTGGCTACATCATCTTTCCGGCCTCGCCGAAGAACTTTCGCGACCGCCCCACGCTTGATCTCGACCTGGACAGCGGCGAGAGCGGGACCACGGCGTTGGATTTGAGCTATCTCACTAGTGGGCTCAGTTGGCGTGCGGATTATGTCGGCGTGGTCTCTTCGGATCAAAGGCACCTTTCCCTGACGGGCCTCGTGACGCTCTCCAACACGAGCGGCGCCTCATATGAAAACGCGCGACTGCAGCTGGTCGCGGGGAACGTCAATGTCGTCGGGCCCCCCTCCCTGTACGCCATGAAAACGATCGCGCGCGTCACTTCGAACGTGCAGCAGGAAAACTACTTCGAATATCACCTCTACACGCTCGCGCGCCCGACGAGCATCCTCGACAAGCAGACGAAGCAGCTCACGCTCCTGGCGGCACGGGGAATACCGATCCACGAAACCCTCGAGCTGCGCGGCTCTCCCGAGTATTACCGGAACGCCGACTCCGACATCGGCGCTCGTCTGCCGGTTGGCGCGTACGTCACGTTCGAAAACCGCGGCGGCGATCTCGGCATTCCATTGCCGGGGGGAATCGTGCGGCTCTACAAAAGCGACTCTCGCGGTCTTTCCCAGTTCATGGGATCCGACCAGATCGATCACACGCCGCGGAACGAGACGGTGCGGCTGCACCTCGGGGATTCCTTCGACGTGACCGCCCGCAAACGGCAGACGGAGTTTCGGTTCTCGAGCGCTTGTTCTGCGGACAGCTCCTATCAAATTGTGGTCGCGAACGCTAAGACGGTCGCTCAGAACGTGCTCGTCGTCGAACCGATTCCGGGCGACTGGCAGATCGTTGACGAAAACGTTTCGCACGTCAAGTCATCGGCATTTACCGCTACCTGGAACCTTCGCGTTCCGGCCGACTCACGTTCTATGTTAACCTACACGGCGCGCGTGAGCTGGTGCTATGAAGGGACCGATCAAGCTCGTTAG
- a CDS encoding alkaline phosphatase family protein has product MERSRFTALAVAFVLASCGGGYAGGSGGATPAFVVDTHRQGSSGLIKHVVIMIQENRSFNNFFATFPGADGTTYGMMGKKRIHLTETNLVWPCDLGHSRNAYLEDDDNGKMDGFYLEGNGNKAPCIGQAGRRPYQYVKPAQIQPYWDMAGQYVLAEHMFQTQGSGSFTAHQDLIRGGTTFDAALDEALVDFPTVAPWGCNAPPKAKTSYLLWTGSYIHGEHNKGPFPCTNKFPGSGSYYHTLADELDAKKISWRYYTPKLSSTGRLWNAFNMIASVRYGPEWGTNVVWPETTIFTDITNGTLPAVSWLIPDGKNSDHPGSAATDTGPSWVASVVNAIGQSSLWDSTAIVVVWDDWGGFYDNMPPPPVGGSQFDHWGGLGFRVPCIIVSPYAREATKSKPGYISPTDYEFGSILKFVEDNWDLPRLGTTDGRANSIVDSFDFTQPPRTFTKIPSSYPLEYFEREAPSNIPLDSE; this is encoded by the coding sequence ATGGAGCGTTCCCGTTTTACTGCCCTCGCTGTGGCGTTTGTCCTCGCGTCCTGCGGCGGCGGTTATGCCGGCGGGTCCGGGGGCGCGACGCCTGCGTTCGTCGTCGACACGCATCGTCAAGGCAGCTCCGGTCTAATCAAGCACGTCGTCATCATGATTCAAGAGAATCGCAGCTTCAACAATTTCTTCGCGACGTTCCCGGGCGCCGACGGAACCACGTACGGCATGATGGGCAAGAAGCGGATCCACTTGACGGAAACCAATCTCGTCTGGCCGTGCGACCTCGGGCATTCGCGCAACGCGTATCTCGAGGACGACGACAACGGTAAGATGGACGGATTCTATCTCGAGGGCAACGGGAACAAAGCGCCGTGCATCGGGCAGGCCGGCCGGCGCCCGTACCAATACGTGAAACCGGCGCAGATCCAGCCGTACTGGGACATGGCCGGGCAGTACGTGCTAGCCGAGCACATGTTCCAGACGCAAGGCAGCGGCAGCTTTACCGCGCATCAAGACTTGATTCGCGGCGGCACGACGTTCGACGCGGCGCTCGACGAGGCGCTGGTGGATTTTCCGACGGTCGCGCCGTGGGGCTGCAACGCGCCGCCAAAGGCCAAGACGTCGTACCTGCTGTGGACTGGGAGCTACATCCACGGCGAGCACAACAAAGGGCCGTTCCCGTGCACCAACAAGTTTCCCGGATCGGGAAGCTACTATCACACGCTGGCCGACGAGCTCGACGCGAAGAAGATCTCGTGGAGGTACTACACGCCGAAGCTCAGCTCCACCGGCAGACTGTGGAACGCGTTCAATATGATCGCATCCGTACGGTACGGTCCGGAGTGGGGCACGAACGTCGTGTGGCCGGAGACGACGATCTTCACGGACATCACGAACGGCACGCTGCCGGCAGTGTCGTGGTTGATTCCGGACGGCAAGAACTCCGATCACCCGGGCTCCGCCGCGACGGACACGGGGCCGTCGTGGGTGGCGAGCGTCGTGAACGCGATCGGTCAGAGTTCGCTGTGGGACTCCACCGCGATCGTCGTCGTGTGGGACGATTGGGGAGGATTTTACGATAACATGCCGCCGCCGCCGGTCGGGGGGTCGCAGTTCGATCACTGGGGCGGCTTGGGCTTCCGCGTTCCCTGTATCATCGTTTCGCCGTACGCGCGCGAGGCGACGAAGAGCAAGCCCGGCTACATCTCTCCCACGGACTACGAGTTCGGCAGCATCCTGAAGTTCGTCGAGGACAACTGGGATCTGCCGCGACTCGGGACAACCGACGGCCGCGCCAACAGCATCGTCGACTCGTTCGATTTCACGCAGCCGCCGCGCACGTTCACGAAGATTCCCTCATCGTACCCGCTCGAGTATTTCGAGCGCGAGGCGCCTTCGAACATTCCCCTCGACTCTGAATAG
- a CDS encoding S8 family serine peptidase, producing MCHVLIVNRGGKPPCSPSGDNCGWQPADLQTRYNLTPSLGKGSGTIVALIELGDLPTAQSDLATYRTTFGLGTATFSKFNEEGQESNYPESCQNFGWCIETDLDIEMVSVSCPKCTIYLIEGGNCGAVVCGLEKAEATAVKLGAKILSNSWGCSSFNYGENCGDSNFPNYFNTPGVGYIASSGDNGYPEIEWPAALANVLAIGGTQLAKSGSTYSESAWDGAGAGCATTTPKPKWQHDPDCNGRTIADISAEAGCSPGVAEYISSYGGWLDICGTSVAAPLTAGIVGLVDNPGSLTGGETFWDLSPRKHRLQLHQITSGSDGSCGDYLCEAGLPKTGGGYQKYSGPAGWGTPHGIKAY from the coding sequence ATGTGCCATGTGTTGATCGTCAACAGGGGTGGGAAGCCGCCTTGCTCGCCCTCTGGCGACAACTGCGGCTGGCAGCCCGCCGACCTGCAAACTCGCTATAACCTTACCCCCTCGCTGGGCAAGGGATCGGGAACGATAGTCGCGCTCATCGAGCTGGGCGACTTACCTACTGCCCAGTCGGATCTCGCGACCTACCGCACTACGTTCGGATTGGGAACGGCGACATTCTCGAAGTTCAATGAGGAAGGGCAGGAAAGCAACTATCCTGAGAGCTGCCAGAACTTCGGTTGGTGCATCGAGACCGATCTCGACATCGAAATGGTCTCGGTAAGCTGCCCCAAATGTACGATCTACTTGATCGAAGGCGGCAACTGTGGTGCCGTGGTCTGCGGCTTGGAAAAAGCCGAAGCCACCGCCGTGAAGCTCGGTGCCAAGATCCTTAGCAACAGCTGGGGCTGCAGCAGCTTCAACTACGGCGAGAATTGCGGTGATTCGAACTTTCCGAACTACTTCAATACACCCGGCGTCGGTTATATAGCGTCGTCCGGCGACAACGGATATCCGGAGATCGAGTGGCCGGCGGCGCTCGCAAACGTGCTCGCCATAGGCGGCACGCAATTGGCAAAGTCAGGCTCGACCTATAGCGAAAGCGCCTGGGACGGCGCGGGAGCCGGCTGCGCGACTACCACTCCCAAGCCGAAATGGCAGCACGATCCGGACTGCAACGGCCGAACCATCGCGGACATCTCGGCCGAAGCGGGCTGTAGCCCCGGCGTGGCCGAGTACATCAGCAGTTACGGCGGCTGGTTGGACATCTGTGGAACGAGCGTCGCGGCGCCGCTGACGGCCGGCATCGTCGGTCTCGTCGATAACCCGGGCAGCTTGACGGGCGGCGAGACGTTTTGGGACCTTTCGCCGAGGAAACACCGGCTGCAGCTGCACCAAATCACTTCCGGCAGCGACGGCAGTTGCGGCGATTATCTCTGCGAAGCCGGCCTGCCAAAGACCGGTGGCGGCTACCAAAAGTACAGCGGCCCGGCCGGATGGGGAACTCCACACGGCATCAAAGCCTACTAA
- a CDS encoding YdeI/OmpD-associated family protein, whose product MEARVTDLPRGFAEAMTAVERRAYDSLSYTHRKEYVLWIEDAKRLEARSRRIEKARAMLRRKGRST is encoded by the coding sequence GTGGAAGCGCGCGTGACGGACTTACCCCGAGGCTTCGCGGAGGCGATGACTGCGGTCGAAAGGCGAGCGTACGACAGCTTATCGTACACGCATCGCAAAGAATATGTGCTTTGGATCGAAGACGCGAAAAGACTCGAGGCGCGGTCGCGGCGAATCGAAAAGGCTCGCGCAATGCTCCGTAGGAAAGGACGCTCGACCTAA
- a CDS encoding lipocalin-like domain-containing protein — protein sequence MSRKGLLEAAASFGVLAAIATVPAVAAEPAGVVGAWSLVSFNVDEGKATEEPRFGPSPVGYLIYTAQDRMAAVLGGTHRPELHSPTGTSASETARSESLRNFLAYAGRYEIRGDRVFHHVEVSVFTDLVGVTLERQFKLAGDTLTIRTLPPEIWGSSNVLVWKRA from the coding sequence TTGTCTCGCAAGGGCCTGCTGGAAGCGGCGGCCTCGTTCGGCGTGCTCGCGGCGATCGCGACCGTCCCAGCTGTTGCGGCCGAACCGGCCGGCGTCGTCGGTGCGTGGAGCCTCGTGAGCTTCAACGTGGACGAAGGCAAGGCCACCGAAGAGCCGCGCTTCGGCCCCTCGCCGGTAGGCTACCTTATTTATACCGCGCAGGACCGCATGGCCGCGGTGCTCGGCGGCACCCATCGCCCGGAACTCCACTCGCCCACCGGAACGAGCGCGTCCGAGACTGCACGCAGCGAGTCACTGCGCAACTTTCTCGCCTACGCCGGCCGCTACGAGATCCGCGGCGACCGCGTGTTTCACCACGTCGAGGTGAGCGTCTTTACCGATCTGGTCGGCGTCACGCTCGAGCGCCAGTTCAAGCTCGCCGGCGACACGCTGACCATCCGCACGCTGCCGCCCGAGATCTGGGGCAGTTCGAACGTGCTCGTGTGGAAGCGCGCGTGA
- a CDS encoding DUF3887 domain-containing protein, with product MISKVAAALFCGLMMSAAAPVCAQPAPPDAQPAPPELKSAPAPDSGQTGRFTTFFKTVLAGHVPSGISSQMRQGFTQQLLAQINDAFAGLGKFRQLQFLRADSMQQYRRYHYRADFEKGSQPIMFVIDSNNTIVGFFNDEAPANPQ from the coding sequence ATGATCTCGAAAGTTGCCGCCGCGCTGTTCTGTGGGCTCATGATGAGCGCCGCAGCGCCGGTCTGCGCACAGCCGGCGCCGCCCGACGCGCAGCCCGCTCCGCCGGAACTCAAATCGGCGCCGGCGCCCGACAGCGGGCAGACGGGCCGCTTCACCACCTTCTTCAAGACGGTGCTCGCAGGCCATGTCCCAAGCGGCATCTCGTCGCAGATGCGGCAGGGCTTCACGCAGCAACTGTTGGCGCAGATCAACGACGCATTCGCGGGGCTAGGGAAGTTCCGGCAGTTGCAATTTTTGCGCGCGGACTCGATGCAGCAGTATCGGCGCTACCATTACCGCGCCGACTTCGAGAAGGGTTCGCAACCCATCATGTTCGTCATCGACTCCAATAATACGATCGTCGGCTTCTTCAACGACGAAGCCCCTGCGAATCCCCAATAG